A portion of the bacterium genome contains these proteins:
- a CDS encoding DNA-directed RNA polymerase subunit alpha: protein MAGGYHAMKWINMMMPDGVQFDSETQTDNFAELVIAPLEKGFGHTLGTALRRTLLSSIHGHAITAVQIEGVKHELSTLPNVLEDVIDIVMNLKQVVFALSDAPAHWATLEASEPGPVTAGMIEGHPELKVMNPDHVICNLTESGNFSAKMYIDMGRGYVDREQHVIPDEVIGVIRLDANFSPIRKVSYRVMDTRVGQRTDYDKVVLGIESDGSAKPEDAVAFASKILKDHFQLFINFDEAPIDAMDDDVDEEQERLVELLSRNVEELELSVRSANCLKAGKILMLYDLVTKTEQEMLKFRNFGRKSLNEIQEILDGMDLSFGMSFESEIADRVKSGVEA from the coding sequence ATGGCAGGGGGGTACCACGCCATGAAGTGGATCAATATGATGATGCCCGACGGCGTCCAGTTCGATAGTGAGACGCAGACGGACAACTTCGCCGAGCTCGTGATCGCGCCCCTGGAGAAGGGATTCGGACACACGCTGGGCACCGCCCTGCGGCGCACACTCTTGTCGTCGATCCACGGCCACGCGATCACGGCCGTGCAGATCGAGGGCGTCAAGCACGAGTTGAGCACACTGCCCAACGTACTCGAGGACGTCATCGACATCGTGATGAACCTGAAGCAGGTCGTCTTCGCCCTCTCCGACGCGCCCGCGCACTGGGCGACCCTGGAGGCCTCCGAGCCAGGCCCCGTGACCGCGGGCATGATCGAGGGGCATCCCGAGCTCAAGGTCATGAACCCGGACCACGTGATCTGCAACCTGACCGAGTCCGGCAACTTCTCGGCCAAGATGTACATCGACATGGGCCGCGGCTATGTCGACCGCGAGCAGCACGTGATACCCGACGAGGTGATCGGCGTGATCCGCCTCGACGCCAACTTCTCGCCCATCCGCAAGGTGAGCTACCGCGTGATGGACACGCGCGTGGGCCAGCGGACCGACTACGACAAGGTCGTGCTCGGCATCGAATCCGACGGCAGCGCCAAGCCCGAGGACGCCGTGGCCTTCGCCTCGAAGATCCTCAAGGACCACTTCCAGCTCTTCATCAACTTCGACGAGGCGCCCATCGACGCCATGGACGACGATGTCGACGAGGAGCAGGAGCGCCTGGTGGAGTTGCTGTCGCGCAACGTCGAGGAGCTGGAACTGTCCGTGCGTTCGGCCAATTGCCTCAAGGCCGGCAAGATCCTCATGCTGTACGACCTGGTGACAAAGACCGAGCAGGAGATGCTCAAGTTCCGCAACTTCGGTCGCAAGAGCCTGAACGAGATCCAGGAGATCCTGGACGGCATGGACCTGTCGTTCGGCATGTCCTTCGAGAGCGAGATCGCGGACAGGGTCAAGTCCGGCGTGGAGGCCTGA
- the rpsM gene encoding 30S ribosomal protein S13 yields the protein MARIAGVDIPNDKRISTSLTYIYGIGPYRARSICTKASIDPETRTRDLTEEETRKIIGIIDKDFQVEGTLRTELNINIQRLMDIGTYRGLRHRRKLPCHGQNTKNNARTRKGPKTRPGGKKK from the coding sequence GTGGCCAGAATTGCCGGTGTTGACATTCCCAACGACAAGAGGATCAGCACCTCTCTGACCTACATTTACGGGATCGGACCGTACCGGGCCCGCAGCATTTGTACCAAGGCCAGCATCGATCCGGAGACCAGGACGCGCGACCTCACCGAGGAGGAGACGCGTAAGATCATCGGGATCATCGACAAGGACTTCCAGGTCGAGGGTACGTTGCGGACGGAGCTGAACATCAACATCCAGCGTTTGATGGACATCGGCACCTACCGCGGCCTGCGTCATCGACGCAAGCTGCCCTGTCACGGTCAGAACACGAAAAACAACGCCCGGACGCGCAAGGGTCCCAAGACCCGTCCCGGCGGCAAGAAGAAGTAG
- the infA gene encoding translation initiation factor IF-1, whose protein sequence is MAKEEGITVEGTVVEALPNAMFRVELENQHLVLAHVSGKMRMHFIRILPGDKVTVELSPYDLTRGRITYRYK, encoded by the coding sequence ATGGCGAAGGAAGAGGGAATAACCGTAGAGGGCACGGTCGTCGAAGCGTTGCCGAACGCGATGTTCCGTGTCGAACTGGAGAACCAGCACCTGGTTCTCGCGCACGTCTCTGGCAAGATGCGCATGCATTTCATTCGCATCCTGCCGGGGGACAAGGTGACGGTAGAGCTCTCTCCGTACGATCTGACCCGGGGTCGGATCACATACAGGTACAAGTAA
- the rpmJ gene encoding 50S ribosomal protein L36 yields the protein MKVRTSVKKICDKCKIIRREGVVRVICVNRRHNQRQK from the coding sequence ATGAAAGTGCGCACTTCCGTGAAGAAGATCTGCGACAAGTGCAAGATCATCCGGCGCGAAGGCGTCGTGAGGGTGATATGCGTCAACCGTCGCCATAACCAGCGCCAGAAATGA
- the map gene encoding type I methionyl aminopeptidase, translated as MEDSAHVLAQVFLALREMIAVGVTTGEVDALAERMIADAGCVPSFKGYNGFPATCCISVNEEVVHGIPGGRVLLPGDIVGVDCGLIRNGWHSDSAETFAIGEVGEEAATLLRVTRECLELAIGQVGPGQRISDVGKVVETHARAYGFAVVESLVGHGIGRALHEDPQVPNYRSFSLPDPVMEEGLVIAIEPMINAGAKEVVTLADQWTIVTADRRLSAHFEHTVAVTADGAKVLTAR; from the coding sequence ATGGAGGACAGCGCGCACGTGCTGGCGCAAGTCTTCCTCGCGCTGCGCGAGATGATCGCCGTCGGCGTGACGACGGGCGAGGTCGATGCCCTGGCGGAGCGGATGATCGCCGACGCAGGCTGTGTCCCCTCGTTCAAGGGGTACAACGGCTTTCCGGCGACCTGCTGCATCTCGGTGAACGAGGAAGTCGTTCACGGCATACCCGGCGGGCGGGTGCTCCTGCCGGGAGACATCGTCGGCGTGGATTGCGGCCTGATCAGGAACGGCTGGCATTCCGACTCGGCAGAGACCTTCGCCATCGGCGAGGTCGGCGAGGAGGCGGCGACCCTGTTGCGCGTGACGCGGGAGTGCCTGGAACTGGCCATAGGCCAGGTCGGGCCCGGCCAGCGCATCTCGGACGTCGGCAAGGTCGTCGAGACCCACGCCAGGGCATACGGTTTCGCGGTGGTGGAATCGTTGGTAGGACACGGCATCGGTCGGGCACTGCACGAGGATCCGCAGGTGCCCAACTATCGCAGCTTCTCCCTGCCCGATCCGGTGATGGAGGAGGGGCTGGTGATCGCGATCGAGCCGATGATCAACGCCGGTGCCAAGGAGGTCGTCACGCTGGCCGACCAGTGGACGATCGTGACGGCGGATCGCAGGCTGTCAGCTCATTTCGAGCACACGGTGGCCGTCACGGCCGACGGCGCCAAGGTCCTGACCGCGCGGTAG
- the rplQ gene encoding 50S ribosomal protein L17: MEIMRHNVRGRKLNRTASHRKMMFRNMVTELFRHERIQTTTAKAKEARAVAERLITYAKAGDLNSRRMAARKLTDPGVLKKLFAELGPRYADRPGGYTRVLKLDGPRRGDNADMSILELVEAEFTPKAKPAEPKPAKRAKAAPAKKIPAETGADDLTKIEGIGPKFAEAFAAVGVSTYADLAAKSVDELKELLAASADYASLTGRVGETWPAQAEMAARGKWDELKAWQDELDGGVDKS; this comes from the coding sequence ATGGAGATCATGCGTCACAACGTGCGCGGTCGCAAGCTGAACCGCACCGCCAGCCACCGCAAGATGATGTTCCGCAACATGGTGACGGAGCTCTTCCGGCACGAGAGGATCCAGACCACCACGGCCAAGGCCAAGGAGGCCCGGGCCGTCGCCGAGCGCCTGATCACCTACGCCAAGGCCGGCGATCTCAACTCGCGTCGCATGGCGGCCCGCAAGCTGACCGACCCCGGCGTGCTCAAGAAGCTCTTCGCGGAGCTCGGACCCCGGTACGCGGACCGTCCCGGCGGCTACACCCGCGTGCTGAAGCTCGACGGCCCGCGCCGCGGCGACAACGCCGACATGTCGATCCTCGAACTGGTCGAGGCCGAGTTCACGCCCAAGGCCAAGCCAGCCGAGCCCAAGCCCGCCAAGAGGGCCAAGGCCGCGCCCGCCAAGAAGATCCCGGCCGAGACCGGCGCCGACGATCTGACGAAGATCGAGGGCATCGGTCCCAAGTTCGCCGAAGCCTTCGCGGCCGTGGGTGTGTCCACCTACGCCGACCTGGCCGCCAAGAGCGTCGACGAGCTGAAGGAACTGCTCGCGGCCAGCGCGGACTACGCGTCACTGACCGGCCGCGTGGGGGAGACTTGGCCCGCGCAGGCCGAGATGGCCGCGCGAGGCAAGTGGGACGAGTTGAAGGCCTGGCAGGACGAGCTGGACGGGGGCGTCGACAAGTCCTAG
- the rpsK gene encoding 30S ribosomal protein S11 — MAGPKDKRKTRKVKKKLEINGVAHVKSSFNNTIITMSDAGGNVITWSSGGHQGRYKGSRKSTAFAAQLAARYCAQEVLNGGMRKIEIWVRGPGSGREAAIRTLKAEGLEVTRIKDVTRIPHNGCRQSKRRR; from the coding sequence GTGGCCGGTCCCAAGGACAAGCGGAAGACCCGCAAGGTCAAGAAGAAGCTCGAGATCAACGGCGTCGCGCACGTCAAGTCGAGCTTCAACAACACGATCATCACCATGAGCGACGCAGGCGGCAACGTGATCACCTGGTCCTCGGGCGGTCACCAGGGACGGTACAAGGGCAGTCGCAAGTCGACGGCCTTCGCCGCCCAGCTGGCGGCGCGCTACTGTGCGCAGGAAGTGTTGAACGGCGGCATGCGCAAGATCGAGATCTGGGTCCGCGGACCCGGCTCCGGCCGTGAGGCGGCGATCCGCACGCTGAAGGCCGAAGGGCTCGAGGTGACGCGGATCAAGGACGTGACCCGCATCCCGCACAACGGATGCCGCCAGTCCAAGCGCCGCCGCTGA